The Sorex araneus isolate mSorAra2 chromosome 5, mSorAra2.pri, whole genome shotgun sequence genome has a segment encoding these proteins:
- the ELAPOR1 gene encoding endosome/lysosome-associated apoptosis and autophagy regulator 1 isoform X5, translating to MASPACLPTWRLTTQPSRLRIAPQKGSSSCKVRPACTDQDYFYTHTACDASGETQLMYKWAQPKICGEDLEGAVTLPASGVKTVCPPCNPGFFKTHNSTCSPCPYGFYSNGSDCSRCPAGTEPAVGFEYKWWNTLPANMETTVLSGINFEYKGMTGWEVAGDHIYTAVGASDNDFMILTLVVPGFRPPKSVMADTENKEVARITFVFETICSVNCELYFMVGVNSRTNTPVETWKGSKGKQSYTYIIEENATMSFTWAFQRTTFHETGRKYTSDVAKIYSINVTNVMNGVASYCRPCALEASDLGSSCTTCPAGYYINRELGTCHLCPPNTILKAHQPYGSQACMPCGPGTKSNKIHSLCYNDCTFSVKTPSRTFDYNFQALENTTSLAGGPSFTSKGLKYFHHFTVSLCGNQGKKMAVCTDNVTDLRVPEGTLGFSKFISAFICQAVIIPPQVTGYKAAVSSQPVSLADRLLGVTTDMTLDGILSPAELFHPDSVGIPDVIFFYRSSDVTQSCSSGRSATIRLRCSPLKPAPGILSIPSACSDGTCDGCSFHFLWESVAACPLCSAADYHAIVSSCVAGIQKTTYVWREPKQCAGGISLPEQRVTICKTIDFWLKVGISAGTCTAILLTVLTCYFWKKNQKLEYKYSKLVMNATLKDCDLPAADSCAIMEGEDAEDELIFTSKRSLFGKIKSFTSKRTPDGFDSVPLKTSSGGPDMDL from the exons ACGCAGCTCATGTACAAATGGGCCCAACCAAAAATCTGTGGGGAGGACCTCGAGGGGGCAGTGACATTGCCCGCCTCTGGTGTGAAGACCGTCTGCCCGCCCTGCAACCCCGGCTTCTTCAAGACTCACAACAGCACGTGCAGCCCCTGCCCTTACGGCTTCTACTCCAACGGCTCTG ACTGCAGCCGCTGCCCAGCTGGGACAGAGCCCGCGGTGGGATTCGAGTACAAGTGGTGGAACACGCTGCCGGCCAACATGGAAACCACCGTGCTCAGTGGGATCAACTTCGAGTACAAGGGCATGACAG GCTGGGAGGTGGCTGGTGATCACATTTATACGGCTGTTGGAGCCTCGGACAATGACTTCATGATACTCACTCTGGTTGTGCCAGGATTTAG ACCCCCAAAGTCGGTGATGGCAGATACAGAGAATAAGGAGGTGGCCAGGATCACGTTTGTCTTTGAGACCATATGCTCTGTGAACTGCGAGCTCTACTTCATGGTG GGTGTGAACTCCAGAACCAACACTCCCGTGGAGACGTGGAAAGGGAGCAAAGGCAAGCAGTCCTACACCTACATCATTGAGGAGAACGCAACCATGAGTTTCACCTGGGCCTTCCAAAGGACCACCTTTCATGAAACA GGCAGAAAGTACACGAGTGACGTCGCCAAGATCTACTCCATCAACGTCACCAATGTGATGAACGGGGTGGCATCCTACTGCCGTCCGTGTGCCCTGGAGGCCTCTGATTTGGGCTCCTCCTGCACCACTTGTCCTGCTGGCTACTACATCAACCGGGAGTTGGGCACCTGCCACTTGTGCCCCCCGAACACGATCCTGAAGGCCCACCAACCCTATGGCTCCCAGGCCTGCATGCCCTGCGGCCCGGGTACCAAGAGCAATAAG ATCCACTCTCTGTGCTACAACGACTGCACCTTCTCAGTCAAAACCCCCTCCCGGACCTTCGACTACAACTTCCAGGCTCTGGAAAACACCACCTCTCTGGCTGGTGGACCCAGCTTCACTTCCAAAGGGCTGAAGTATTTCCATCACTTCACCGTCAGTCTCTGTGGGAACCAG ggtAAGAAGATGGCTGTGTGCACCGACAATGTCACTGACCTCCGGGTGCCTGAGGGCACGCTGGGTTTCTCCAAGTTCATCAGCGCCTTCATCTGCCAGGCTGTCATCATCCCCCCACAGGTGACAGGCTACAAGGCCGCCGTGTCCTCACAGCCCGTCAGCCTCGCCGACCGCCTTCTGG GAGTGACAACAGATATGACTCTGGACGGCATCCTGTCCCCCGCCGAACTCTTCCACCCGGACTCCGTGGGGATCCCAGATGTGATCTTCTTTTATAG ATCCAGCGATGTGACCCAATCCTGCAGTTCTGGGAGGTCGGCTACCATCCGGCTTCGATGCAGCCCACTGAAACCAGCCCCTGGAATTCTGTCGATACCCAG TGCCTGCTCCGACGGGACCTGTGATGGCTGCAGCTTCCACTTCCTGTGGGAGAGCGTGGCCGCCTGCCCGCTCTGCTCTGCGGCCGACTACCACGCCATCGTCAGCAGCTGCGTGGCCGGAATCCAG AAGACGACTTATGTGTGGCGGGAACCAAAGCAATGTGCTGGAGGCATCTCGCTGCCCGAGCAGAGAGTCACCATCTGCAAAACCATCGATTTCTGGCTGAAAGTTGGCATCTCTGCAGGCACCTGCACTGCCATCCTGCTCACCGTCTTGACCTGTTACTTTTGGAAAAAGAACCAAAA ATTAGAGTACAAGTACTCCAAGCTGGTGATGAATGCCACCCTCAAGGACTGCGACCTGCCTGCAGCTGACAGCTGCGCCATCATGGAAGGCGAGGACGCGGAGGACGAGCTCATCTTCACCAGCAAGAGGTCACTCTTTGGGAAGATCAAGTCATTCACCTCCAAG AGGACCCCTGACGGATTTGACTCGGTGCCACTGAAGACATCGTCGGGAGGCCCAGACATGGACCTGTGA